A DNA window from Cicer arietinum cultivar CDC Frontier isolate Library 1 unplaced genomic scaffold, Cicar.CDCFrontier_v2.0 Ca_scaffold_5799_v2.0, whole genome shotgun sequence contains the following coding sequences:
- the LOC101496427 gene encoding LOW QUALITY PROTEIN: AP-3 complex subunit delta-like (The sequence of the model RefSeq protein was modified relative to this genomic sequence to represent the inferred CDS: deleted 3 bases in 2 codons): CHLLLITNQLRKDLSSTNHFHSSLALHCLSTIAALDLARDLTPDLFNLLSSSRVFIRNKAIAVVLRVFYKYPDAFRVCFKRLVENLESSDPQVVVAVIGVFCELSSKDPRSYLPLAPEFYRILVDCKNNWVLIKVLKIFARLAPLEPRLGKRIVEPICEHIRRSGAKSLVFECVRTVITSLSDHEPAVKLAVSKIRELLVDQDPNLRYLGLHALSVAAPKHLWAVLENKDAVIKSLDDEDSNIKIESLRLLMAMVYESNVVEISRVLLNYALKSDPEFCN; this comes from the exons TGTCATCTTCTTCTCATAACTAACCAGCTTCGTAAAGATCTTTCGTCAACCAATCATTTTCATTCTTCGCTTGCTCTTCACTGTCTTTCCACAATCGCCGCTCTCGACCTAGCGCGTGATCTTACTCCCGatctttttaatttgttatCGTCTTCTAGGGTTTTTATTAGGAACAAAGCTATTGCTGTTGTTTTGAgagtt ttttataagtatcCTGATGCTTTTAGGGTTTGTTTTAAACGATTGGTTGAGAATCTTGAAAGTTCTGATCCTCAGGTTGTTGTTGCTGTTATTGGAGTTTTCTGTGAACTTAGTTCTAAGGATCCGAGATCCTATCTTCCTTTGGCGCCTGAATTTTATAGAATTTTGGTTGATTGTAAGAATAATTGGGTTTTGATTAAGGTTTTGAAGATTTTTGCTAGGTTGGCTCCTTTGGAACCTAGGTTAGGGAAGAGGATTGTTGAACCTATTTGTGAGCATATAAGGAGATCGGGAGCGAAATCGCTTGTTTTTGAGTGTGTGAGGACTGTGATCACTAGTTTGAGTGATCATGAGCCTGCTGTTAAGTTGGCAGTTTCAAAAATTAGGGAGTTGTTGGTTGATCAGGATCCCAATCTT AGGTATCTTGGTTTGCACGCCCTTTCTGTTGCTGCACCCAAGCATTTGTGGGCAGTTTTGGAGAATAAGGATGCTGTGATTAAGTCTTTGGATGATGAagattcaaatattaaaattgagtCGTTGCGGTTGTTGATGGCCATGGTCTATGAGAGCAATGTGGTGGAGATATCTAGGGTGTTGCTTAATTATGcgttgaaatctgacccggagttctgcaattaa
- the LOC101496208 gene encoding uncharacterized protein translates to MHNPAALDQRQVLRKSLNFKDLRSYDGYSSHSSVLTDDEGAGAYLKKSGSEKLRAVHVQKKVGLTDMANGLHKAVRKELRQMETDLAAVKSRASTLSPGGRLLSDNSNAIQTVSSVRRSYESELEQVLEVNNFFIKYIVSFMF, encoded by the exons ATGCACAATCCAGCTGCTTTGGATCAAAGACAAGTGTTGAGAAAGTCCCTTAATTTCAAGGATTTGAGATCATATGATGGCTACTCT AGTCATTCTTCAGTTCTAACTGACGATGAAGGAGCAGGTGCTTACTTAAAAAAAAGTGGAAGTGAGAAACTGCGAGCAGTTCATGTGCAGAAGAAG GTTGGACTCACTGACATGGCTAATGGATTGCACAAAGCAGTGCGGAAAGAATTGAGGCAAATGGAAACGGATCTA GCGGCGGTGAAATCAAGGGCCTCCACTTTATCCCCAGGTGGTCGGTTGCTGTCTGATAATTCTAATGCTATTCAGACTGTTTCTTCAGTCAGACGGAGCTATGAATCTGAATTGGAACAGGTATTagaagttaataatttttttataaaatatattgtcTCCTTCATGTTTTAA